The Daucus carota subsp. sativus chromosome 2, DH1 v3.0, whole genome shotgun sequence genome includes a window with the following:
- the LOC108209382 gene encoding methionine gamma-lyase yields MADSLYLSTNSKKRSADEFLAAKKQMKHWESDPAASLANARHEFGEHGGVNMSIEASATFTVMEPETMGRMFSGELGPDRDFFIYSRHFNPTVLNLSRQIAALEGTEAAYCTASGMSAISSVLLHLVSSGDNVVASQTLYGGTHALLTHFLPRCSGISTTFVDIQDLGMVDEAIVEGKTKVLYFESISNPTLTVANIPELSRLAHRKGVKVIVDNTFAPMCISPAKLGADVVVHSISKFISGGADIIAGAVCGSASLMNSMMDLHQGPLMLLGPTMNAKVAFELAERIPHLGLRMKEHSHRALVFATRMKKLGLRVIYPGLEDHPDHALLTSMINKEYGYGGLLCLDMETEEKANKLMNILQNCTQFGFMAVSLGYYETLMSCSGSSTSSELNDEEKKLAGISPGLIRMSIGYSGTLEQRWSQLEMAFSRLQDSKN; encoded by the exons ATGGCGGACTCTTTGTACTTATCAACAAACTCGAAGAAAAGAAGCGCCGACGAGTTTCTCGCGGCGAAGAAACAAATGAAGCACTGGGAATCCGACCCGGCCGCGTCACTCGCGAATGCTCGTCACGAGTTCGGCGAGCACGGCGGCGTCAACATGTCCATCGAAGCCTCCGCCACTTTCACCGTCATGGAGCCCGAGACAATGGGCCGCATGTTCTCCGGCGAGCTGGGCCCCGACCGTGACTTTTTCATCTACAGCCGTCATTTTAACCCCACTGTTCTGAACCTCAGCCGCCAGATTGCCGCCCTCGAGGGGACCGAGGCGGCGTACTGTACGGCCAGCGGCATGTCGGCGATCTCCTCGGTGTTGCTGCACTTGGTGAGCAGTGGTGACAACGTTGTTGCGTCACAGACTCTGTACGGTGGGACCCACGCTCTGCTGACGCATTTCCTGCCGAGGTGCTCGGGGATCAGTACGACGTTTGTGGATATCCAGGATTTGGGCATGGTGGATGAGGCGATCGTGGAAGGGAAGACTAAGGTGTTGTATTTCGAGTCGATTTCGAACCCGACTCTGACGGTTGCGAACATACCAGAACTGAGCAGGCTTGCTCATCGCAAGGGTGTTAAGGTTATTGTGGACAATACTTTTGCTCCCATGTGTATTTCTCCGGCCAAGCTCGGTGCTGATGTTGTTGTTCATAGTATCTCCAAGTTTATCAGCGGCGGAGCCGACATTATTGCAG GAGCTGTTTGTGGATCTGCAAGCCTTATGAACTCTATGATGGACCTTCATCAAGGGCCTCTAATGCTATTAGGTCCGACCATGAACGCTAAAGTTGCGTTTGAACTAGCTGAAAGGATTCCTCACTTGGGCCTTAGGATGAAGGAGCATAGCCACAGGGCCTTGGTTTTTGCTACAAGGATGAAGAAATTGGGCCTCAGAGTCATTTATCCTGGCCTTGAGGATCACCCTGATCACGCACTCTTGACGTCCATGATAAACAAAGAATATGGATATGGTGGTCTTTTGTGTTTGGACATGGAAACAGAGGAGAAGGCCAATAAGCTGATGAACATTTTGCAAAACTGTACTCAATTTGGATTCATGGCCGTGAGCTTGGGCTACTACGAAACACTCATGTCGTGCTCAGGTAGCAGCACGAGCAGTGAACTGAATGACGAAGAGAAAAAACTTGCTGGAATTTCCCCTGGTTTGATCAGGATGTCGATTGGCTACAGCGGAACCCTGGAGCAGCGGTGGAGTCAGCTTGAGATGGCATTTTCAAGGCTTCAAGATTCCAAAAACTGA
- the LOC108209931 gene encoding protein HLB1, producing MSDQGSEPQPTSTQLQPETDPDPNLDQPSNPQIGSQEPESQPQTSPENEIEPEAQPTYAPIQTQESLQLEQEPESKPEQASAGDEANAGDQATGEAIPVEEKKGEVNRTLTMRELLDELKTEEQSEDPAAATPRSQESTTHQQNSTAMDLINGVMSADEEGRSRQRILTFAAQRYASAVERNPEDYDALYNWALVLQESADNVSPDSSSPSKDALLEEACKKYADATRLCPTLHDAYYNWAIAISDRAKMRGRTKEAEELWKQAAKNYEQAVKLNWNSPQALNNWGLALQELSVIVPAREKYTIVKAAISKFRSAIQLQFDFHRAIYNLGTVLYGLAEDTSRSGLPVNGDDVSSNELYSQSAIYIAAAHALKPNYSVYTSALKLVRSMLPLPYLKVGYLTAPPAGVLVAPHGDWKRSQFVLNHEGLRQINNAKDRQMPRSLSKSGDAENIHKSSLVEINVADIVSVSPCADLTLPAGPALCVDTVHGSFFLIADSWDLLDGWLDAFRLVYTIFARGKSEVLASIIG from the exons ATGTCCGACCAAGGATCCGAACCACAACCCACTTCCACCCAACTTCAACCCGAAACTGACCCAGATCCCAATTTGGACCAACCCAGTAATCCACAAATCGGATCCCAAGAACCCGAATCACAACCCCAAACTTCGCCGGAAAATGAAATTGAGCCGGAAGCACAACCCACTTACGCTCCGATCCAGACCCAGGAAAGCCTGCAACTAGAACAGGAACCGGAATCGAAACCGGAACAGGCTAGTGCTGGTGATGAAGCCAATGCAGGTGATCAGGCAACCGGTGAGGCGATACCGGTGGAGGAGAAGAAAGGGGAAGTGAATAGGACATTGACAATGAGGGAGCTGTTGGATGAGTTGAAGACTGAGGAGCAGAGCGAAGATCCTGCTGCCGCCACTCCTCGCAG TCAAGAAAGCACAACCCACCAACAGAATAGTACTgctatggatttgatcaatggcGTGATGAGTGCAGATGAGGAAGGGAGGTCCCGGCAACGAATTCTTACGTTTGCCGCACAAAG ATATGCCAGTGCAGTAGAGAGAAATCCAGAAGATTATGATGCTCTTTACAATTGGGCTCTGGTTCTTCAG GAAAGTGCAGATAATGTTAGTCCAGATTCCAGTTCTCCCTCTAAAGATGCTTTACTTGAAGAGGCATGCAAAAAGTATGCTGATGCAACACGTCTTTGCCCTACACTGCATGAT GCATATTATAATTGGGCCATTGCTATTTCTGATCGAGCAAAAATGCGTGGTCGTACAAAGGAAGCTGAAGAACTATGGAAACAG GCAGCAAAAAACTACGAGCAAGCGGTTAAACTAAATTGGAACAGTCCACAG GCACTCAACAACTGGGGACTTGCTCTACAG GAACTGAGTGTAATTGTTCCTGCACGAGAGAAGTACACTATTGTAAAAGCTGCGATAAGCAAG TTCCGGTCAGCAATACAGTTGCAATTTGATTTTCACAGAGCAATCTACAATTTAGGGACGGTTCTG TATGGTTTAGCAGAGGACACGTCAAGAAGTGGACTACCCGTCAACGGAGATGACGTATCCTCGAATGAGCTATACAGTCAGTCTGCTATCTACATTGCAGCAGCTCATGCATTGAAACCAAATTACTCA GTCTATACCAGTGCTTTGAAGTTGGTGCGGTCTATG CTACCTTTACCTTACCTAAAGGTTGGATACCTTACAGCTCCACCTGCAGGGGTACTAGTTGCACCTCATGGTGATTGGAAACGATCACAGTTTGTACTGAACCATGAAGGACTTCGTCAG ATCAACAATGCAAAGGACAGGCAAATGCCAAGAAGCCTTTCCAAATCTGGGGATGCAGAAAATATTCATAAGTCGTCACTTGTTGAAATTAATGTTGCAGATATTGTGTCTGTATCACCATGTGCTGACCTGACCTTACCAGCTGGTCCTGCTCTTTGTGTTGATACAGTTCATGGATCATTTTTCTTG ATTGCTGATTCATGGGATTTGTTGGACGGTTGGCTTGATGCATTTCGTTTGGTTTACACAATATTTGCAAGAGGAAAGAGTGAGGTGCTAGCAAGTATAATTGGATAA
- the LOC108210038 gene encoding metal-nicotianamine transporter YSL3 isoform X2 — MAEREEIERESKQLQDGVFETEEIVEEKKRLQPWTQQITIRGVVSSIIIGSLYSIIAMKLNLTTGITPNLNVSAALLAFVFMRSWTKMLHKFGITTTPFTRQENTMIQTCSVACYSIAVGGGFGSYLLGLNKKTYELTGGATQGVSAGRYKEPEIGWMTAYLFLACFVGLFALIPLRKILIVDYKLTFPSGMATAVLINGFHTMGDESAKKQVAGFLRYFSVSFVWGFFQWFFTGKEECGFAHFPTFGLEAYKNTFYFDFSLTYVGTGMICPHIVNLSLLFGAVISWGIMWPLIEKHKGNWYPADLPESSMRGLNGYKAFIAIALILGDGLYMFTKILFITCASMHGRMKNKNKHIEVDDQNKTPNDLKQNELFLRETIPFWVAAVGYVVFGILTVIGVPFIFPELKWYYVIVAYIFAPSLAFCNAYGAGLTDFNMAYNYGKVALFLLAALVGKEHGVVAGLAGCGLIKSVVSVACILMQDLKTGHLTLTSPRAMLLSQSIGTAIGCVVAPLSFMLYYKAFDVGNPTGEFKAPYAVIYRSMAILGVEGFSALPDHCLQLCYGFFSFAICINLVKDMLPKKIGKWMPLPMAMGVPFLVGSYFAISMCIGTAIVFTWEKLKPRKAELMVPAVASGLICGEGLWILPSSILALAKIKPPICMTFLAS, encoded by the exons ATGGCCGAGAGagaagagattgagagagagagtaagCAGCTGCAAGACGGAGTTTTCGAAACGGAAGAAATTGTGGAGGAGAAAAAAAGACTGCAGCCATGGACACAACAGATTACAATAAGAGGGGTGGTATCAAGTATCATTATAGGGAGTTTGTACAGTATTATTGCCATGAAGCTTAATTTGACAACTGGGATTACTCCGAATTTGAATGTCTCTGCTGCGCTTCTGGCTTTCGTGTTCATGCGTTCTTGGACTAAGATGTTGCATAAGTTTGGAATCACGACAACTCCGTTTACCAGACAGGAGAATACTATGATTCAGACATGTTCAGTTGCATGCTATAGTATAGCTGTTGGAG GTGGATTTGGATCATACCTTTTAGGATTGAACAAAAAGACATATGAGCTAACAGGAGGTGCTACTCAAGGGGTTTCTGCTGGGAGATATAAGGAACCAGAGATTGGTTGGATGACAGCCTATCTTTTCTTAGCTTGTTTTGTTGGTCTTTTTGCTTTGATTCCTCTACGAAAG ATCTTGATTGTGGATTACAAGCTGACATTTCCAAGTGGAATGGCTACTGCTGTTCTTATCAATGGATTTCATACCATGGGCGACGAATCAGCcaa GAAACAAGTAGCTGGATTTTTGCGTTACTTTTCAGTTAGTTTCGTATGGGGTTTTTTCCAGTGGTTCTTCACCGGGAAAGAAGAGTGTGGCTTTGCACACTTTCCTACTTTTGGATTGGAAGCCTACAAGAACAC ATTCTACTTCGATTTCAGCTTGACTTATGTGGGAACAGGAATGATCTGTCCTCATATAGTGAACTTGTCCCTGCTTTTTGGAGCTGTGATCTCATGGGGTATAATGTGGCCACTCATCGAAAAACATAAAGGAAATTGGTATCCTGCAGATTTACCTGAAAGCAGTATGAGGGGGCTGAATGGTTACAAG GCATTTATCGCGATAGCCCTTATTCTGGGTGACGGCCTCTACATGTTcactaaaattttgtttattaccTGCGCAAGTATGCATGGCAGAATGAAGAACAAGAACAAACATATAG AAGTAGATGATCAGAACAAAACCCCGAATGATTTAAAGCAAAACGAGCTCTTCCTAAGAGAGACTATTCCCTTCTGGGTAGCAGCTGTGGGATACGTAGTCTTTGGCATTTTAACTGTTATTGGAGTTCCCTTCATATTCCCAGAACTCAAGTGGTATTATGTCATAGTAGCCTACATTTTTGCTCCCTCTCTAGCCTTCTGCAATGCTTATGGAGCTGGTTTAACAGATTTCAACATGGCTTACAATTATGGGAAAGTGGCGCTTTTTCTGCTAGCAGCATTGGTAGGAAAAGAGCATGGAGTTGTTGCAGGGTTAGCGGGATGTGGTCTAATCAAGTCTGTGGTTTCTGTTGCTTGCATTCTAATGCAAGATTTGAAAACAGGCCATCTCACATTAACATCTCCTCGCGCTATGTTACTGAGCCAGAGCATTGGCACAGCAATAGGCTGTGTGGTGGCTCCGCTAAGCTTCATGCTTTACTACAAAGCATTCGACGTGGGGAATCCTACTGGAGAATTCAAGGCTCCTTATGCTGTCATATATAGAAGCATGGCAATTCTCGGGGTAGAAGGCTTTTCAGCTCTACCTGACCATTGCTTGCAGCTCTGCTATGGGTTCTTCTCATTCGCTATATGCATTAACTTGGTTAAAGACATGTTGCCAAAGAAGATAGGAAAATGGATGCCACTGCCAATGGCCATGGGAGTTCCTTTCCTGGTGGGCAGCTATTTTGCAATAAGTATGTGCATAGGAACCGCGATTGTGTTTACTTGGGAAAAGCTTAAACCAAGAAAGGCGGAGCTGATGGTTCCAGCCGTCGCTTCAGGGCTAATATGTGGAGAGGGACTCTGGATCCTACCATCCTCCATTCTTGCCTTGGCAAAGATAAAGCCTCCTATCTGCATGACATTCCTAGCTTCTTAA
- the LOC108205921 gene encoding embryogenesis-associated protein EMB8, producing the protein MARALAAHSTSLFTSAAAPTNHFRRRSLRLYRVHVIKPPKMSYHHPSVEVIGDLLVPQLHTLKRPYNPYPLIGWNCHVETIFAAWFRTLPEVRFKRQCLRSQDGGSLALDWVAGDVSKLPADSPILILLPGLTGGSEDSYVRHMLLRARSMGWRVVVFNSRGCGDSPVTTSQFYSASYTEDIRQVVRHVGCRYPEAKLYAAGWSIGANILVHYLGQESDTCLLSGAVSLCNPFDLVIADEDFHKGFNNVYDKALASSLRKIFKKHAPLFEDMGGEYNIPLAASAKTVREFDDGITRVSFGFKSVDDYYSYSSSSKVIKNVRIPLLCIQAENDPIAPSRGIPYEDIKGNPNCLLIVTPKGGHLGWVAGDEAPRGAPWTDPLVMDFLQNLETNAGSHTSSSNSSRPNENVHQSTDQMDPLKV; encoded by the exons ATGGCTCGAGCCTTAGCCGCGCACTCCACCTCCCTCTTCACCTCCGCGGCGGCTCCGACTAACCATTTCCGGCGCCGATCTCTCCGACTTTATCGGGTCCACGTCATCAAGCCACCGAAAATGTCGTACCACCACCCATCAGTGGAAGTTATCGGAGACTTGCTGGTCCCACAACTCCACACTCTAAAACGGCCTTATAATCCCTATCCTCTGATTGGTTGGAACTGCCACGTGGAAACTATATTTGCTGCGTGGTTTCGCACGCTTCCCGAGGTGAGGTTTAAGAGACAGTGTCTGAGGAGCCAGGATGGTGGGTCCCTTGCTCTTGATTGGGTCGCTGGTGACGTGTCCAAGTTGCCTGCTGATTCTCCCATTCTCATTCTGCTC CCAGGTCTTACAGGGGGAAGTGAGGACTCCTATGTAAGGCATATGCTGTTAAGAGCAAGAAGTATGGGATGGAGAGTAGTCGTGTTTAATAGCCGTGGTTGTGGAGATAGTCCTGTCACTACATCCCAG TTCTATTCAGCTTCCTACACAGAAGATATCCGTCAAGTAGTCAGACATGTGGGCTGCCGGTATCCTGAAGCCAAATTATATGCTGCCGGTTGGTCTATTGGGGCAAATATCCTTGTTCACTACTTGGGTCAG GAATCTGACACTTGCCTTCTTTCTGGTGCTGTGTCCTTGTGTAATCCTTTCGATTTGGTCATCGCAGATGAAGATTTCCATAAGGGCTTTAACAATGTCTATGACAAAGCTCTTGCAAGTTCTCTCCGCAAGATTTTTAAGAA ACATGCTCCTCTGTTTGAAGACATGGGAGGTGAATATAATATCCCTCTAGCTGCCAGTGCGAAGACTGTCAGAGAATTTGATGATGGAATCACTCGAG TTTCATTCGGTTTCAAGTCAGTGGATGACTACTATTCATACTCGAGCAGTTCTAAAGTTATAAAAAATGTTCGCATACCATTACTTTGCATACAG GCTGAAAATGATCCAATTGCTCCATCTAGAGGAATTCCTTACGAAGACATTAAG GGAAACCCAAACTGTTTATTGATAGTTACACCAAAAGGTGGACATTTAGGGTGGGTTGCAGGCGATGAAGCTCCTCGTGGAGCTCCATGGACTGATCCTCTGGTGATGGATTTCTTGCAAAATTTAGAAACTAATGCAGGATCACATACCTCTTCATCTAATTCTAGCAGGCCAAATGAAAACGTCCACCAATCGACGGATCAAATGGACCCCCTTAAGGTATAG
- the LOC108210038 gene encoding metal-nicotianamine transporter YSL3 isoform X1, translated as MAEREEIERESKQLQDGVFETEEIVEEKKRLQPWTQQITIRGVVSSIIIGSLYSIIAMKLNLTTGITPNLNVSAALLAFVFMRSWTKMLHKFGITTTPFTRQENTMIQTCSVACYSIAVGGGFGSYLLGLNKKTYELTGGATQGVSAGRYKEPEIGWMTAYLFLACFVGLFALIPLRKILIVDYKLTFPSGMATAVLINGFHTMGDESAKKQVAGFLRYFSVSFVWGFFQWFFTGKEECGFAHFPTFGLEAYKNTFYFDFSLTYVGTGMICPHIVNLSLLFGAVISWGIMWPLIEKHKGNWYPADLPESSMRGLNGYKAFIAIALILGDGLYMFTKILFITCASMHGRMKNKNKHIAEVDDQNKTPNDLKQNELFLRETIPFWVAAVGYVVFGILTVIGVPFIFPELKWYYVIVAYIFAPSLAFCNAYGAGLTDFNMAYNYGKVALFLLAALVGKEHGVVAGLAGCGLIKSVVSVACILMQDLKTGHLTLTSPRAMLLSQSIGTAIGCVVAPLSFMLYYKAFDVGNPTGEFKAPYAVIYRSMAILGVEGFSALPDHCLQLCYGFFSFAICINLVKDMLPKKIGKWMPLPMAMGVPFLVGSYFAISMCIGTAIVFTWEKLKPRKAELMVPAVASGLICGEGLWILPSSILALAKIKPPICMTFLAS; from the exons ATGGCCGAGAGagaagagattgagagagagagtaagCAGCTGCAAGACGGAGTTTTCGAAACGGAAGAAATTGTGGAGGAGAAAAAAAGACTGCAGCCATGGACACAACAGATTACAATAAGAGGGGTGGTATCAAGTATCATTATAGGGAGTTTGTACAGTATTATTGCCATGAAGCTTAATTTGACAACTGGGATTACTCCGAATTTGAATGTCTCTGCTGCGCTTCTGGCTTTCGTGTTCATGCGTTCTTGGACTAAGATGTTGCATAAGTTTGGAATCACGACAACTCCGTTTACCAGACAGGAGAATACTATGATTCAGACATGTTCAGTTGCATGCTATAGTATAGCTGTTGGAG GTGGATTTGGATCATACCTTTTAGGATTGAACAAAAAGACATATGAGCTAACAGGAGGTGCTACTCAAGGGGTTTCTGCTGGGAGATATAAGGAACCAGAGATTGGTTGGATGACAGCCTATCTTTTCTTAGCTTGTTTTGTTGGTCTTTTTGCTTTGATTCCTCTACGAAAG ATCTTGATTGTGGATTACAAGCTGACATTTCCAAGTGGAATGGCTACTGCTGTTCTTATCAATGGATTTCATACCATGGGCGACGAATCAGCcaa GAAACAAGTAGCTGGATTTTTGCGTTACTTTTCAGTTAGTTTCGTATGGGGTTTTTTCCAGTGGTTCTTCACCGGGAAAGAAGAGTGTGGCTTTGCACACTTTCCTACTTTTGGATTGGAAGCCTACAAGAACAC ATTCTACTTCGATTTCAGCTTGACTTATGTGGGAACAGGAATGATCTGTCCTCATATAGTGAACTTGTCCCTGCTTTTTGGAGCTGTGATCTCATGGGGTATAATGTGGCCACTCATCGAAAAACATAAAGGAAATTGGTATCCTGCAGATTTACCTGAAAGCAGTATGAGGGGGCTGAATGGTTACAAG GCATTTATCGCGATAGCCCTTATTCTGGGTGACGGCCTCTACATGTTcactaaaattttgtttattaccTGCGCAAGTATGCATGGCAGAATGAAGAACAAGAACAAACATATAG CAGAAGTAGATGATCAGAACAAAACCCCGAATGATTTAAAGCAAAACGAGCTCTTCCTAAGAGAGACTATTCCCTTCTGGGTAGCAGCTGTGGGATACGTAGTCTTTGGCATTTTAACTGTTATTGGAGTTCCCTTCATATTCCCAGAACTCAAGTGGTATTATGTCATAGTAGCCTACATTTTTGCTCCCTCTCTAGCCTTCTGCAATGCTTATGGAGCTGGTTTAACAGATTTCAACATGGCTTACAATTATGGGAAAGTGGCGCTTTTTCTGCTAGCAGCATTGGTAGGAAAAGAGCATGGAGTTGTTGCAGGGTTAGCGGGATGTGGTCTAATCAAGTCTGTGGTTTCTGTTGCTTGCATTCTAATGCAAGATTTGAAAACAGGCCATCTCACATTAACATCTCCTCGCGCTATGTTACTGAGCCAGAGCATTGGCACAGCAATAGGCTGTGTGGTGGCTCCGCTAAGCTTCATGCTTTACTACAAAGCATTCGACGTGGGGAATCCTACTGGAGAATTCAAGGCTCCTTATGCTGTCATATATAGAAGCATGGCAATTCTCGGGGTAGAAGGCTTTTCAGCTCTACCTGACCATTGCTTGCAGCTCTGCTATGGGTTCTTCTCATTCGCTATATGCATTAACTTGGTTAAAGACATGTTGCCAAAGAAGATAGGAAAATGGATGCCACTGCCAATGGCCATGGGAGTTCCTTTCCTGGTGGGCAGCTATTTTGCAATAAGTATGTGCATAGGAACCGCGATTGTGTTTACTTGGGAAAAGCTTAAACCAAGAAAGGCGGAGCTGATGGTTCCAGCCGTCGCTTCAGGGCTAATATGTGGAGAGGGACTCTGGATCCTACCATCCTCCATTCTTGCCTTGGCAAAGATAAAGCCTCCTATCTGCATGACATTCCTAGCTTCTTAA